Proteins encoded in a region of the Desulfovibrio gilichinskyi genome:
- a CDS encoding regulatory protein GemA, producing MTYDRKKQLIQKAAIARKQLGIDDEAYRALLSSRFGKSSSTKLSIAQLADLLNLYIEKYGWKPTPSKTAKPTPTQQKGKGYQGEFIKLDVRDPLGPQKRYALALAKMLGWKLSGLDTRCKTQFGVERFQWIRKQGHMQVLINDMVTRCQKRGIDPTPQS from the coding sequence ATGACATACGACCGCAAAAAACAGCTTATTCAAAAAGCGGCAATTGCCCGTAAGCAGCTTGGTATAGACGATGAAGCATATCGGGCACTGCTTAGTTCTCGTTTTGGCAAAAGCAGCTCAACAAAACTATCTATTGCTCAGCTTGCAGACCTGCTCAATCTCTATATTGAAAAATATGGCTGGAAGCCTACCCCGTCCAAGACGGCCAAACCAACGCCTACACAGCAAAAAGGCAAAGGTTATCAGGGCGAGTTTATCAAGCTAGATGTTCGTGATCCGCTTGGACCGCAAAAACGGTATGCGCTGGCTCTGGCCAAGATGCTTGGCTGGAAACTGTCCGGGCTTGATACCCGTTGCAAAACTCAGTTCGGTGTCGAGCGGTTCCAGTGGATCAGGAAGCAAGGCCACATGCAAGTGCTCATTAATGACATGGTTACCCGCTGCCAGAAGCGCGGCATTGATCCTACCCCGCAGTCATAA
- a CDS encoding DUF3164 family protein: MTVPEGYMEDSMGRLVRIEHVSEYDKLKDETVNTILERAFQVQQEIKDFKTETMGDFYALMEMAFEKYDAKVGGKKGNAQITSYDGKKKVAIAVNESVTFDERLQVAKSLIDVCLIDWTKDGRTEVKTIVNAAFDVDKEGNISTYKVMSLLKFEINDDRWQRAMKAVRDSLSVLCSKKYIRFYHRTGIESKWQAIPLDIAAV; the protein is encoded by the coding sequence GTATTGAGCATGTATCTGAATACGACAAATTAAAAGATGAAACGGTGAATACCATTTTGGAACGGGCGTTTCAGGTACAGCAGGAAATCAAAGATTTTAAGACGGAAACAATGGGAGACTTTTATGCTCTCATGGAAATGGCCTTTGAGAAGTATGACGCAAAAGTCGGTGGCAAGAAAGGTAATGCTCAAATCACTTCGTATGATGGCAAAAAGAAAGTTGCAATTGCCGTAAACGAATCAGTCACTTTTGACGAGCGGTTGCAGGTTGCAAAGTCACTCATTGACGTGTGTTTAATCGACTGGACAAAGGATGGCAGGACAGAAGTTAAGACCATTGTTAATGCCGCCTTTGATGTCGATAAAGAGGGTAACATAAGTACATATAAAGTCATGTCTCTACTCAAGTTTGAGATTAATGATGACCGTTGGCAACGGGCCATGAAGGCCGTCAGAGATTCCTTAAGCGTGTTGTGTAGCAAAAAGTACATCCGCTTCTACCATCGCACAGGAATTGAAAGTAAATGGCAAGCTATCCCGCTTGATATAGCGGCAGTATAA